The following proteins are encoded in a genomic region of Desulfosporosinus youngiae DSM 17734:
- a CDS encoding 4Fe-4S binding protein → MLRKIVKIDEEKCNGCGLCVNACHEGALQLIDGKARLVSESYCDGLGDCLPECPTGAIVLEERETVEYDEEAVKKHMEKRKQQPEEVLPCGCPGSQAKLQAKRKPQATSVLSEQNAQSQLGQWPCQLKLVPITAPYLDNAHLLIAADCTAFAYPNIHQTFMRNKITLIGCPKLDAIDYSEKLTAILKQHEIKSVTVLRMEVPCCGGMVQAVKNALINSQKMIPWNVVTISTDGQILED, encoded by the coding sequence ATGTTAAGAAAGATTGTCAAAATAGATGAAGAAAAGTGTAATGGCTGTGGTCTTTGTGTCAATGCCTGTCATGAAGGTGCCTTACAGCTAATTGATGGCAAAGCCCGCCTTGTTTCCGAAAGTTATTGTGACGGCCTTGGAGACTGTCTGCCGGAATGTCCGACCGGAGCTATCGTCCTTGAAGAGAGAGAAACTGTTGAATATGATGAGGAAGCTGTAAAGAAACATATGGAGAAACGGAAGCAGCAACCCGAAGAAGTTCTCCCCTGCGGCTGCCCTGGTAGCCAAGCTAAGCTGCAGGCTAAAAGAAAACCTCAGGCAACATCCGTTCTCTCAGAACAAAACGCCCAATCTCAACTTGGTCAGTGGCCTTGCCAGTTAAAACTGGTACCAATAACCGCGCCTTATCTTGATAACGCACACCTGCTGATAGCAGCTGACTGCACCGCTTTCGCTTACCCCAATATTCACCAAACCTTCATGCGCAATAAGATCACCTTAATTGGCTGTCCTAAACTAGATGCTATAGATTATTCAGAGAAACTGACCGCTATATTGAAACAGCATGAAATAAAAAGCGTGACGGTTCTAAGGATGGAGGTTCCCTGCTGCGGGGGTATGGTTCAAGCCGTTAAAAACGCCTTAATCAACAGTCAAAAAATGATACCCTGGAATGTTGTAACAATTTCCACCGACGGACAAATTCTTGAAGATTGA
- the dmpI gene encoding 4-oxalocrotonate tautomerase DmpI codes for MPVITIDAGKMSKEQKATLVKELASKASETLNIPVEAFVTIIRENDPDNIGSGTQLLTEKMAKK; via the coding sequence ATGCCCGTAATTACGATTGATGCAGGTAAGATGTCTAAAGAACAGAAAGCGACGCTGGTTAAAGAGCTGGCTTCTAAAGCCAGCGAAACCCTGAATATTCCAGTGGAAGCTTTTGTGACAATTATTCGGGAAAATGACCCGGATAATATCGGAAGCGGCACTCAGCTTTTGACAGAAAAAATGGCTAAAAAATAG
- a CDS encoding (4Fe-4S)-binding protein, with protein MKEYKNDHLIVHWFPELCAHPGTCLRLLPEVFSLKQRPWVNVNAAEPEKIIDAIDQCPSGALRYSLPESSKVDKQIANGVGNMNFEKSNPPIVKIRVIPNGPLLTEGPAVVIGLDGKPMKEGSRLALCRCGLTGNRPFCDGAHSKQGWKPDDGDDLKSCE; from the coding sequence TTGAAAGAATATAAGAATGATCATCTCATCGTTCACTGGTTTCCTGAACTATGTGCTCATCCAGGAACATGCTTAAGGCTTTTGCCAGAAGTGTTTAGTTTAAAACAACGTCCTTGGGTTAATGTAAATGCGGCTGAACCGGAGAAAATAATAGATGCGATCGACCAATGTCCATCAGGTGCCTTAAGATACTCCCTTCCCGAGAGTTCCAAAGTTGATAAACAAATCGCTAATGGGGTAGGTAACATGAATTTCGAAAAATCAAACCCGCCTATAGTAAAGATACGAGTAATCCCTAACGGACCATTGTTAACTGAGGGTCCTGCCGTTGTAATTGGTTTGGATGGCAAGCCTATGAAAGAAGGCAGCAGACTGGCATTGTGCCGTTGCGGACTTACAGGAAACCGTCCATTTTGTGATGGAGCTCATAGCAAACAAGGATGGAAGCCTGATGATGGCGATGATTTGAAATCCTGTGAGTAA
- a CDS encoding alcohol dehydrogenase produces the protein MKAFVYHGPKNMSLDQVPNPVILKPTDAIVKVTTSTICGTDKHIRNGGLPEVEPGRIIGHEFCGVVVETGPGVNKFKVGDKVAVSCVTQCMECFYCKRGLYSRCENGSWIFGYMIDGCQADYVRVPYADSGMYLIPDGLTDEDVLFVGDILSTGYFGAENGNIQPGDTVAVFGSGPVGMCSMAAARLWGPSRIVAVDIDQSRLDFAIKQGWADYGLNPQNVDVTQALKDFTNGRGADVTIEANGFEPTFKGAIEGVRPGGTVSLIGVFEKPQILEMQKLWIQNITIKMGLVKADHIPELIDLIKEGKLNMKPLITHTIPLSQVAEGYDIFEERRDNAIKVVLKGDA, from the coding sequence ATGAAAGCATTTGTCTATCATGGTCCCAAAAATATGAGCCTTGACCAAGTACCAAATCCAGTAATCCTAAAACCTACGGACGCCATAGTAAAAGTAACCACTTCAACCATTTGCGGAACAGACAAACACATTCGAAATGGCGGATTGCCCGAGGTAGAACCCGGAAGAATCATCGGACATGAATTCTGCGGCGTAGTCGTTGAAACCGGACCAGGGGTTAATAAGTTCAAGGTAGGGGATAAGGTCGCTGTATCCTGCGTTACTCAATGTATGGAATGTTTCTATTGTAAAAGAGGCCTATATTCCAGATGTGAAAATGGCAGTTGGATCTTCGGCTATATGATCGATGGCTGCCAGGCAGATTACGTCAGAGTTCCTTATGCTGATTCAGGAATGTATCTTATTCCTGACGGTTTAACAGACGAAGATGTCTTGTTCGTTGGGGACATTCTTTCGACCGGTTATTTCGGAGCGGAAAATGGCAATATTCAGCCGGGAGATACTGTAGCGGTATTTGGTTCCGGTCCTGTCGGCATGTGTTCCATGGCAGCCGCACGACTATGGGGACCGTCGAGAATTGTTGCTGTAGACATAGATCAATCCAGGCTGGATTTTGCCATTAAGCAAGGCTGGGCAGACTATGGATTAAATCCCCAAAATGTTGATGTTACCCAGGCCTTAAAGGATTTCACCAATGGCCGCGGGGCAGACGTAACCATTGAAGCTAATGGGTTTGAGCCAACCTTTAAAGGTGCTATTGAAGGGGTCAGGCCAGGCGGGACAGTTTCCTTAATCGGAGTCTTTGAAAAACCCCAGATCTTAGAAATGCAAAAGCTCTGGATTCAAAACATTACTATTAAGATGGGACTCGTTAAGGCCGATCATATCCCTGAGCTGATTGATCTTATTAAAGAGGGCAAGCTTAATATGAAACCGCTGATAACTCACACCATACCCTTATCACAGGTTGCGGAAGGATATGATATCTTTGAAGAGCGCCGTGACAACGCTATTAAAGTCGTCCTAAAAGGAGATGCTTAA
- a CDS encoding sigma-54-dependent Fis family transcriptional regulator: protein MSSQLAVFSSKGLFKHRKRLEETRNRFLFNSKDPSSIRSTVYDSWIRCLQSGIDPRRKQTDDPLNTEDTANIIRRSKLYDYSIATLNDLLIQAQETNYILTLCDSQGRIIFLGGNRHVKQQAERINFVLGSCWSEESIGTNAIGTCLKTGYPVQIFAAEHFCEGIHDWVCSSSPVKDPVTKEVLGVIDVTGSWQDAQAHSLGMAVMASQVIEYKLYEQTIIARSQLMENYISAILRYPHNGVIVLDAAFNPIQSNQFARRFVNQISGQNLERLWTEEGLNTCLLHYHNSEPKNDEYEVFIEQFGIPAVIQEIYLNAQRIGSMLILSGSKQKTPAKSAPENTPWNKILGKSGSIRSAMTQCNMVADTNVPVLLFGESGSGKELFARAIHQISDRRKGPFVAINCGAVPKELLASELFGYDPGTFTGASKTGRKGKFEEAHQGTLFLDEIGEMPLGFQVHLLRVLQEREVVRLGGSLPIPVDVKIIAATHHNLEHLVNEGQFRADCFYRLHVVSITIPPLRERREDIPLLIDHFLDQFARKYDKPLPKLEQTVREFLVKVYRWPGNVRELQNCLEHAVLFCMNGTILREDLPKSIQAKFINSPWLMDNVYDPGPKKLSICHEKEVLLKLLQDSGGNLSAAARQLGVARTTLYRHLEKYGVGKTR from the coding sequence ATGAGTTCGCAATTAGCTGTATTTAGCTCTAAAGGACTTTTCAAACACCGAAAACGATTAGAAGAGACACGAAACCGATTTCTATTTAATTCTAAAGACCCTAGTTCAATACGATCCACAGTGTATGACTCTTGGATACGTTGTCTGCAATCGGGCATTGACCCCAGACGAAAACAGACTGATGATCCCCTTAATACTGAAGACACCGCTAATATTATCAGACGTTCGAAACTCTATGATTATTCTATCGCTACACTAAATGATTTATTGATTCAAGCTCAGGAAACAAACTATATTTTAACCTTATGCGACTCCCAAGGCCGGATAATTTTCCTTGGCGGCAACCGTCACGTAAAACAGCAAGCTGAAAGAATTAATTTCGTCTTAGGCTCTTGTTGGAGTGAAGAATCTATTGGAACTAATGCAATAGGTACTTGCCTAAAAACAGGTTACCCTGTCCAGATTTTTGCCGCGGAACATTTCTGCGAAGGAATCCATGACTGGGTTTGTTCGTCTTCACCGGTAAAAGACCCTGTAACAAAGGAAGTTTTAGGGGTAATCGATGTTACAGGTTCTTGGCAAGACGCTCAGGCCCACTCCCTGGGAATGGCGGTTATGGCCTCACAAGTTATTGAATATAAACTTTATGAGCAAACAATAATAGCCCGATCCCAATTAATGGAGAACTATATATCAGCCATCCTGCGTTATCCGCACAATGGTGTTATTGTCCTCGATGCAGCATTTAATCCGATTCAGTCGAACCAATTTGCACGCAGATTTGTCAATCAAATTTCCGGTCAGAATTTGGAACGATTATGGACTGAGGAAGGACTTAATACCTGCCTGCTGCACTATCACAACTCTGAGCCAAAGAACGATGAATACGAAGTATTCATCGAACAGTTTGGAATTCCGGCAGTTATCCAAGAAATCTATCTGAATGCCCAGCGAATAGGTTCCATGCTGATACTCAGCGGATCTAAGCAAAAAACACCCGCTAAATCAGCCCCGGAGAATACTCCCTGGAACAAAATCCTTGGCAAGTCCGGTAGTATTCGTTCTGCGATGACCCAGTGCAATATGGTCGCCGATACAAACGTTCCCGTATTACTGTTCGGAGAAAGCGGATCAGGTAAAGAACTTTTTGCCAGAGCTATCCATCAAATCAGTGACCGACGAAAAGGTCCGTTTGTTGCCATAAATTGCGGAGCTGTTCCGAAAGAATTACTGGCTAGTGAGCTTTTCGGATACGATCCCGGCACTTTCACGGGGGCCTCTAAAACCGGCAGAAAAGGCAAGTTCGAAGAGGCACATCAGGGCACCCTCTTCCTTGACGAGATTGGCGAGATGCCTTTGGGATTTCAAGTTCATCTCTTACGAGTTCTCCAAGAGCGTGAGGTTGTAAGACTTGGAGGTTCCCTCCCCATTCCGGTAGACGTAAAAATTATTGCAGCCACCCATCATAATCTTGAACACCTTGTGAATGAAGGACAATTTCGTGCCGACTGTTTTTACCGGCTTCACGTTGTAAGTATTACCATTCCGCCCCTAAGGGAACGCCGGGAAGATATTCCACTGTTAATTGATCATTTTTTGGACCAATTCGCCCGTAAATATGATAAACCGCTGCCAAAACTTGAGCAGACGGTCAGAGAATTTCTGGTTAAGGTCTATCGATGGCCGGGAAATGTCCGGGAACTCCAAAATTGCCTTGAGCATGCAGTGTTATTTTGTATGAATGGAACCATCTTGAGAGAAGACCTTCCTAAAAGTATCCAAGCTAAGTTTATCAACTCCCCTTGGCTTATGGATAACGTTTATGACCCGGGCCCAAAAAAGCTTTCAATCTGTCATGAAAAAGAGGTACTTCTCAAACTTTTACAGGATTCCGGCGGCAATCTATCAGCAGCAGCCCGTCAATTAGGCGTTGCCCGAACAACTTTATACCGGCATCTGGAAAAGTACGGCGTCGGTAAAACAAGATAA
- a CDS encoding heme exporter protein CcmB: MIRQAMAIAYKDFQIESGKLRLFTSLISLSFSLIFLSSLVSAKIPESKPEMAALTMWLILIYLLFQTLNRSLATEDESGCWDAFLICPISPRAIFLGKFIYNLLLIILVELITFPFYLLFFNLPGSFVLTLVPICLAALGFVAVGLLVSLFSLGNQGRELLSNVTSLPLFLPALFLGLSITVDLYKGGGLQDVWKQILLLGIYDLVFIAISFIAFDTNHIES; encoded by the coding sequence ATGATTAGACAAGCAATGGCGATAGCCTATAAAGATTTTCAAATAGAATCAGGGAAATTAAGATTGTTTACTTCCTTAATTTCTTTGTCCTTTAGTTTAATATTTTTGTCCAGTCTTGTTTCGGCGAAAATCCCGGAAAGCAAGCCCGAAATGGCAGCTTTAACAATGTGGTTGATACTGATCTATTTATTATTCCAGACTCTTAACCGATCTCTGGCAACCGAAGATGAATCCGGCTGTTGGGACGCTTTTCTGATTTGTCCTATTTCACCCAGAGCGATATTTCTTGGAAAATTCATCTATAATTTGCTGCTCATTATATTGGTTGAACTTATAACCTTTCCTTTCTATCTTCTTTTCTTTAACCTTCCCGGTTCATTCGTCCTGACTCTTGTCCCTATTTGCTTAGCAGCTCTGGGGTTTGTAGCTGTAGGTCTTTTAGTCTCGTTATTTTCCCTCGGCAATCAAGGAAGAGAGCTGCTGTCCAATGTTACTTCCTTACCTTTATTCCTGCCAGCGTTATTTCTGGGCCTTAGTATCACTGTAGACTTATATAAGGGAGGCGGACTCCAGGATGTTTGGAAGCAAATACTCTTATTAGGCATCTATGATCTGGTTTTTATAGCGATTTCATTTATTGCTTTTGATACAAATCATATAGAAAGCTGA
- a CDS encoding ABC transporter ATP-binding protein, producing the protein MIRLENVGKEFDTGFSLKDLNLSIEMGEKVSIFGPNGAGKTTFLKILSGLVTPSSGSLTIGGYAFTKRVEILKNLGLVPQQGHFYEALSVRQNLEFYGKLYGLQKQELTKTMTWLLTEFNLLTKLDVKISQLSKGMKQRLLITKALLHDPHLLLLDEPYSGLDLQSSEFLFDFISSMKDKTVITATHDFDTGLREGQRIIIFNKGSIVFDGQWIETIPAFKEFYRKMVG; encoded by the coding sequence ATGATACGTCTGGAGAATGTTGGTAAAGAGTTTGACACGGGCTTTTCTCTAAAAGATTTAAATCTTTCAATTGAAATGGGTGAGAAGGTTAGTATCTTTGGGCCTAACGGAGCGGGAAAGACAACCTTTCTTAAAATCTTGTCAGGCCTTGTTACTCCTTCATCAGGCTCACTTACAATTGGGGGATATGCGTTTACGAAGAGAGTCGAGATCTTAAAAAACTTAGGATTGGTACCCCAGCAGGGACATTTTTATGAAGCCTTAAGCGTCAGACAAAACCTCGAATTTTACGGAAAACTGTATGGTTTGCAGAAACAGGAATTAACTAAAACAATGACCTGGTTATTAACGGAATTTAATTTGCTTACAAAGTTGGATGTGAAAATTTCTCAATTGTCAAAAGGGATGAAACAACGACTTCTTATCACAAAAGCTTTGCTCCATGACCCGCATCTGTTATTGCTCGACGAACCTTACTCAGGCCTCGATCTGCAATCATCAGAGTTTCTGTTCGATTTTATATCCTCCATGAAGGATAAAACAGTCATAACCGCAACCCACGATTTTGATACGGGTCTTCGGGAAGGGCAGAGGATCATCATCTTTAATAAAGGCTCCATCGTGTTTGACGGGCAATGGATCGAAACCATTCCGGCCTTTAAAGAGTTTTACCGGAAGATGGTGGGATAA
- a CDS encoding 4Fe-4S double cluster binding domain-containing protein, with amino-acid sequence MISALEIKQKAIELGADLVGIADLQRVAGIPTEPKELLEHYTHAIVIAVALSPDVFEQIKDEPTPLYLHHYLAANILLDDITLRLQRNIIREGFRALAIPASQIVDKVDWMGHISHKAMAKAAGLGWQGKSLLLVTPGYGPRVRLATLLTNAALEPDPMMPNRCGTCQNCRNACPAAAIKGGVWEDHPQTRDEALHFSRCLEKVNNFAKRPEIGKSICGVCISVCPWGKPRESKAK; translated from the coding sequence GTGATTAGTGCCTTAGAAATTAAGCAGAAGGCTATCGAACTAGGGGCGGATTTGGTTGGAATAGCCGACTTGCAGCGGGTTGCCGGGATTCCCACTGAACCAAAGGAACTCCTTGAGCATTATACTCATGCCATCGTTATTGCTGTTGCTCTTTCCCCGGATGTTTTTGAACAAATTAAAGATGAACCAACCCCTCTCTACCTTCATCATTATTTGGCCGCGAATATTCTTCTAGATGATATCACCTTACGCCTCCAGAGAAACATTATTCGGGAAGGCTTTCGTGCTCTGGCTATTCCTGCGTCACAAATTGTCGATAAGGTTGATTGGATGGGGCATATATCTCATAAAGCAATGGCTAAGGCGGCAGGACTCGGCTGGCAGGGGAAAAGCCTTTTGCTTGTTACTCCCGGGTATGGCCCGCGAGTCCGCTTAGCAACCCTGCTTACCAATGCAGCCCTTGAGCCTGATCCCATGATGCCCAATCGCTGCGGTACATGTCAAAACTGCCGGAATGCTTGTCCGGCAGCGGCTATTAAAGGGGGAGTCTGGGAAGATCATCCCCAAACGAGGGATGAGGCCCTTCACTTTTCGCGCTGTTTAGAAAAAGTAAATAACTTCGCAAAACGGCCCGAAATCGGCAAATCCATCTGCGGAGTTTGTATCAGTGTCTGTCCCTGGGGAAAACCGAGAGAATCCAAAGCAAAATGA
- a CDS encoding vitamin B12 dependent-methionine synthase activation domain-containing protein has translation MDAVVLDNIRCKLDLAKLQEKLHLAENSAELSEILDLAAEAELIARPKVMFKKSLVEAKGDDFVVIDGIKFTSHILRVNLEDASMVFPYIVTCGTELEVWSKQFDDFFISYCVDMIKEMVLNFARQEFVSFLEQEFGLGHAANMNPGSLPDWPITEQKPLFELLGNVEESIGVQLTNSYLLLPVKTVSGIRFPKESTFENCQLCPRDNCPNRRAPYSEEMSQQFQ, from the coding sequence ATGGATGCCGTTGTGTTGGACAATATCCGCTGTAAACTGGATTTAGCAAAACTTCAGGAAAAGCTGCACTTGGCTGAGAACAGTGCTGAACTCTCTGAAATACTAGATCTGGCGGCTGAAGCTGAGTTAATCGCCAGACCCAAAGTGATGTTTAAAAAATCATTGGTTGAAGCAAAGGGAGATGATTTTGTAGTCATCGACGGAATCAAATTTACCAGTCATATCCTGAGGGTAAATCTAGAAGATGCTTCTATGGTCTTTCCTTATATAGTTACCTGCGGGACGGAGCTGGAGGTTTGGTCTAAACAATTTGATGATTTCTTTATAAGCTATTGTGTGGATATGATCAAGGAGATGGTCCTGAATTTTGCCCGGCAGGAGTTTGTGTCCTTTTTGGAACAGGAATTTGGCTTAGGACATGCTGCCAATATGAATCCGGGCTCCTTACCAGACTGGCCGATCACGGAACAAAAACCACTTTTTGAGCTTTTAGGGAATGTAGAGGAGTCAATCGGAGTTCAACTTACCAATAGTTATCTGCTGCTTCCGGTTAAGACGGTTTCAGGTATTCGTTTTCCCAAAGAAAGCACCTTCGAAAACTGCCAATTATGTCCCCGTGATAATTGTCCAAACAGAAGAGCCCCTTATAGTGAAGAAATGAGTCAACAGTTTCAATGA
- a CDS encoding uroporphyrinogen decarboxylase family protein — protein MNRRERVLCALNHKEPDRIPLDLGAGCSCKFTKYFYVKLLDYFGIKEETLEMCHIPYQLVYASDKVMDLLGCDVRAARLKPIKQGESYYAKKWEDDNSYFYRNDWGTVYRMPKLQGLYYDLAGCALGDAEDEEDDKKFVWPTPDKFDKAGRKELEDYRAAGFATTISEQFGNGFLQTGPLIWGFENWLAMLIAEPERCIPFMEKHLEKKMEFYDNIFEVYGGLIDVTSEADDFGTQRGTFVSPKLIREMILPFHKKLNEYIKSKGDVKITLHSCGSVTAALPDIIEAGYDILNPVQIAAADMSPELLKSRFGKDIVFWGGGINTQSTLPNGTPEQVREETKRNIDAFAKDGGFVFSAVHNIQDDVPIENFIAMWETFQDNCKY, from the coding sequence ATGAACCGTCGCGAAAGAGTTTTATGTGCACTGAATCATAAAGAACCGGATCGTATCCCGCTTGATCTGGGAGCCGGATGCTCGTGTAAATTTACAAAGTATTTTTATGTAAAGCTTTTAGATTACTTTGGCATTAAAGAAGAAACCTTGGAAATGTGTCATATACCTTACCAGCTTGTCTATGCATCCGACAAGGTAATGGATCTCTTAGGCTGTGATGTGCGTGCCGCCAGACTCAAACCCATCAAACAAGGTGAAAGTTACTATGCTAAGAAGTGGGAAGACGATAACAGTTATTTCTATCGAAATGATTGGGGAACTGTCTACAGAATGCCAAAGCTTCAAGGGCTATATTACGATTTAGCCGGGTGTGCTTTGGGAGATGCCGAGGATGAGGAAGACGACAAAAAATTCGTATGGCCTACACCGGACAAATTTGATAAGGCGGGACGAAAGGAACTGGAAGACTACCGGGCGGCAGGATTTGCCACCACCATTTCCGAACAGTTTGGTAATGGCTTTCTGCAAACCGGTCCCTTGATCTGGGGTTTTGAAAACTGGCTGGCCATGTTAATAGCTGAGCCGGAACGCTGTATTCCGTTTATGGAAAAGCATCTCGAAAAGAAGATGGAGTTTTACGACAATATCTTTGAGGTTTACGGCGGCTTGATCGATGTTACCAGTGAAGCTGATGATTTCGGCACACAGCGCGGAACCTTTGTTTCTCCAAAACTTATCAGAGAGATGATCCTTCCTTTTCACAAGAAACTGAATGAGTATATTAAATCCAAAGGAGATGTTAAAATAACCCTGCACAGCTGCGGCTCGGTCACAGCGGCCTTACCGGATATCATTGAAGCAGGGTATGATATTCTGAATCCTGTACAGATTGCCGCTGCGGATATGAGCCCTGAGCTGTTAAAGAGCAGATTTGGCAAAGACATTGTATTCTGGGGCGGCGGGATCAATACACAATCCACCCTTCCCAACGGAACGCCCGAGCAAGTTAGAGAAGAAACCAAGAGAAACATTGATGCCTTCGCTAAAGATGGGGGCTTCGTGTTCTCGGCAGTTCACAATATCCAGGATGACGTCCCTATTGAGAACTTTATCGCTATGTGGGAGACGTTCCAGGATAACTGCAAATACTGA
- a CDS encoding corrinoid protein, with the protein MSKIQEILKAIESGKKKMMKTLVEEALAEGCQPIDILNQGMIQAMSIVGEKFKANEIYVPEMLVAARAMKEGVELLKPHLAGGQTAVLGKFIVGTVEGDLHDIGKNLVAMMVESAGYAVIDLGVDVSAEKFIEAIKANPDCNLVGLSALLTTTMPSLKQSVAAIIEAGLKDQVKIMVGGAPITQEFADQIGADAFAADAASAAAIAKAFVA; encoded by the coding sequence ATGTCGAAAATTCAAGAAATCTTAAAAGCAATTGAATCGGGCAAGAAGAAAATGATGAAAACTCTTGTGGAAGAAGCATTGGCGGAAGGGTGTCAGCCCATCGATATCTTAAATCAAGGGATGATTCAGGCAATGAGCATTGTGGGTGAAAAATTTAAAGCTAATGAGATTTATGTCCCTGAGATGCTCGTAGCTGCCCGTGCCATGAAAGAAGGGGTGGAGCTGTTAAAACCCCATTTAGCCGGCGGTCAGACTGCTGTACTGGGTAAATTCATCGTTGGTACAGTAGAAGGCGACTTGCACGATATCGGCAAAAACCTTGTTGCTATGATGGTTGAAAGTGCCGGATATGCTGTCATCGATTTAGGTGTTGACGTTTCAGCGGAAAAATTCATCGAGGCCATCAAAGCCAATCCGGATTGCAACCTTGTTGGTCTTTCAGCTTTATTAACCACAACCATGCCTTCTTTAAAACAATCGGTAGCCGCAATTATTGAAGCCGGTTTAAAAGACCAAGTTAAGATAATGGTCGGCGGTGCACCTATAACCCAGGAATTTGCGGATCAGATTGGTGCGGATGCTTTTGCTGCTGATGCGGCATCGGCAGCAGCTATTGCCAAAGCCTTCGTTGCTTAA
- a CDS encoding methyltetrahydrofolate cobalamin methyltransferase translates to MIIIGEKINGSIPSMAKAIREKDENYIRDCAKRQAEAGADYLDVCASVEVEHEVRTLKWLIDLVQEVTDIPICIDSPSPHSCAAAIPFCKKTGLVNSVSLEGEKIDVIFPVIADTEWECVALLCDGKGIPNSVEKRLEVFETIMKRAKEFKIDPSRLHIDPLVETLSTNETALTTFAECAREIRKRYPTIHVTSGLSNISFGLPARKLINQAFMVLALNAGMDSAIIDPTNRDLLGMVYAAKALLEKDEYCLEYISAFRDGLIGPLPKT, encoded by the coding sequence ATGATTATTATAGGTGAGAAAATAAACGGCTCTATTCCATCGATGGCTAAAGCTATTCGGGAAAAGGATGAAAATTATATTCGAGATTGTGCTAAAAGGCAGGCAGAAGCAGGTGCTGATTATCTTGATGTTTGTGCTTCGGTAGAAGTAGAACACGAAGTCCGGACCCTGAAATGGCTGATCGATTTAGTACAGGAAGTTACTGATATACCCATCTGTATTGACAGTCCCAGTCCCCATTCCTGTGCGGCGGCAATACCCTTTTGTAAAAAAACAGGCTTGGTCAACTCTGTGTCTCTGGAGGGTGAAAAAATAGACGTAATATTCCCGGTTATCGCTGATACCGAATGGGAATGCGTAGCGCTGCTATGTGATGGCAAGGGGATTCCTAACTCCGTAGAAAAACGCTTAGAAGTCTTTGAAACGATTATGAAGAGGGCAAAAGAATTCAAGATTGATCCGTCCCGCTTGCATATTGATCCGTTGGTAGAGACTTTATCGACGAATGAAACTGCTTTAACCACGTTCGCAGAATGTGCAAGGGAAATAAGAAAACGATATCCAACGATCCATGTAACAAGCGGCTTAAGCAATATTTCCTTCGGACTGCCTGCTCGTAAATTAATTAACCAGGCATTTATGGTATTAGCCCTAAACGCCGGCATGGACAGCGCAATTATTGACCCTACAAACAGAGATTTATTAGGGATGGTCTACGCAGCAAAAGCACTCCTGGAGAAGGATGAATACTGCTTGGAATATATCTCCGCATTTAGAGATGGTTTAATTGGGCCTTTGCCAAAAACTTAA